A window from Sporolituus thermophilus DSM 23256 encodes these proteins:
- a CDS encoding helix-turn-helix domain-containing protein: protein MSKIWMGDSMTFGEQIRLAREKLQLSQEDASTAIEKKYGVRLSASYLSMIESGVRTNITVNLLNALLDFFNLPVEAAASLFCKPITDKHPQEAKIMETWERYHARPPLRRPEDLARLPDHAKWCLAEFQEYLITKYIQKN, encoded by the coding sequence ATGAGTAAAATATGGATGGGTGATAGCATGACATTCGGCGAACAAATCAGACTTGCCCGCGAAAAACTGCAGCTCAGCCAGGAAGATGCGTCCACGGCAATTGAGAAAAAATACGGCGTAAGGCTGTCGGCATCGTACCTGAGCATGATCGAAAGCGGCGTCCGCACCAATATTACCGTCAATTTACTCAACGCCCTGCTGGACTTTTTTAACCTCCCCGTCGAGGCTGCCGCAAGCCTATTCTGTAAACCTATTACCGACAAGCATCCCCAGGAAGCCAAAATCATGGAGACGTGGGAGCGTTACCACGCCCGGCCGCCGCTGCGTCGGCCGGAAGACCTGGCCCGCCTGCCCGACCACGCCAAATGGTGCCTGGCCGAGTTTCAAGAATACTTAATAACTAAATATATCCAAAAAAATTAA